The following proteins come from a genomic window of Accipiter gentilis chromosome 2, bAccGen1.1, whole genome shotgun sequence:
- the LOC126050632 gene encoding LOW QUALITY PROTEIN: carbonic anhydrase 1-like (The sequence of the model RefSeq protein was modified relative to this genomic sequence to represent the inferred CDS: substituted 1 base at 1 genomic stop codon) → MACLNWSYQGNNGPDHWHKLYSTANRDHQSPIDIKPKSKKDASLELLWITWKPSTCKEILNAGYSFQVNFEDRDNQSVLNGRPLTGTYRLWQFHFHWGQTDEQGLEHTVDGKKYASGRLHLIHWNTDKYLNVTEAFDKLDGLAIVSVFLKGKXAPFSDFDPKSMDYWTYNGSLIYPALHRSVIWIIVKEPITISSEQLAQFCAILSSAEEEAPCPILSNHQQPLPLKGRVVRGEFQTTKANLELSLLIKSNASKQRLQKNVPKK, encoded by the exons atggcatGTTTGAACTGGAGTTATCAAGGCAACAAT GGACCTGACCACTGGCACAAGTTATACTCTACTGCCAACAGAGACCACCAATCTCCTATTGATATTAAACCCAAGTCAAAAAAAGATGCATCTCTGGAGCTTCTCTGGATCACTTGGAAACCTTCCACATGCaaagagatcctcaatgctggaTATTCATTCCAAGTGAATTTTGAGGATAGGGACAATCAATCAG TGCTGAATGGCAGACCTCTCACTGGAACATATAGATTGTGGCAGTTTCATTTCCATTGGGGCCAAACTGATGAGCAAGGCTTGGAGCACACAGTGGATGGAAAGAAATATGCCTCAGGTAGA CTTCATCTCATTCACTGGAACACGGACAAGTATTTGAATGTAACTGAGGCTTTTGACAAGCTGGATGGCTTGGCAATTGTCAGTGTTTTCCTGAAG GGTAAGTAAGctcccttttctgattttgaTCCTAAATCCATGGATTACTGGACCTACAATGGCTCTCTGATTTATCCTGCCCTCCATAGGAGTGTCATCTGGATTATCGTTAAAGAGCCAATTACTATCAGCTCAGAGCAG CTGGCTCAATTCTGTGCAATCCTCTCTTCTGCTGAAGAGGAAGCACCTTGTCCCATACTGAGCAATCACCAGCAACCCCTCCCACTGAAAGGCAGAGTGGTGAGAGGCGAATTCCAGACAACCAAAGCAAATCTGGAGCTCAGTCTGCTCATCAAAAGCAACGCATCCAAACAAAGACTACAGAAAAATGTGCCAAAGAAATGA